Sequence from the Streptomyces sp. NBC_00358 genome:
ATCGCGAAGACGCTGGCCACCCGCCCCGAGATCCGGATCATCGACTACACCGGCTCCACCGCCTTCGGCGACTGGCTGGAGACCAACGCCCGCCAGGCGCAGGTCTACACGGAGAAGGCCGGCGTCAACACGGTGATCGTGGAGTCGACCGACGACTACAAGGGGATGCTGTCCAACCTGGCGTTCTCCCTGTCGCTGTACAGCGGCCAGATGTGCACCACCCCGCAGAACCTGCTGATCCCCCGCGACGGCATCCGTACGGACGAGGGCGAGAAGTCCTACGACGAGGTGGTCGCCGACCTCGCCAAGTCGGTCGGCGGACTCCTCGGCGACGACGCCCGGGCGAACGCGCTGCTCGGTGCCATCGTGAACCCGGACGTGAAGGCCCGTCTGGAGGCCGCCGCCGGACTCGGCGAAGTCGCCCTGCCCTCGCGGCAGATCGACAACCCTGAGTTCCCGGGCGCCGTCGTGCGCTCGCCCGTCATCGTGAAGCTCGACGGCGCGCGCAAGTCCTGGGAGACCGCCGAGGGCGCCGACGAGGAGGCCGCCTACATGAGCGAGTGCTTCGGGCCGGTCTCCTTCGCCGTCGCGGTCGACTCGGCGGCGGACGCCGTGGAGCTGCTGCGGCGCACCGTCCGGGACAAGGGCGCGATGACCGTCGGCGCGTACACCACCGACGAGGCGTTCGAGAGCGAGGTGCGGGAGGCCTGCCTGGAGGAGTGCGCCCAGCTCTCCCTGAACCTCACGGGCGGGGTCTACGTCAACCAGACGGCCGCGTTCTCGGACTTCCACGGCTCGGGCGGCAACGGCGCGGCCAACGCGGCTCTGTGTGACGGAGCGTTCGTGGCGAACCGCTTCCGGGTGATCGAGATCCGCCGGGAGGCGTGAGACCGGGGGCGTGAGCCCCTACGCGGGTGCGCCCCCGGTGGCGCTCCAGTGGAACAGCGTCATGGCCACACTGGTCGCGAGGTTGTAGCTGGAGACCTGGGGGCGCATCGGCAGGGACACCAAGTGATCGGCACGGGCCCGCAGTTCGGCCGAAAGACCGTTGCGCTCCGAGCCGAACGCGAGCAGCGCGTCGTCGGGAAGCTTGGACCCGCGGATGTCCTGGCCCTCCGGGTCGAGCGCGAACACCGGTCCCGGCGGCAGTTCGTCCACCGTCAGGCGCTCCACGGCGGTCGCGAAGTGCAGGCCGGCCCCGCCGCGGACGACCGTGGGGTGCCAGGGGTCGAGCGTGCCCGTCGTGACCACTCCGGTCGCGCCGAAGCCCGCGGCGAGCCGGATCACGGCGCCGGCGTTGCCGAGGTTGCGCGGATTGTCGAGGACGACCACCGGCGTCGTGCGGGGCGTACGGGCCAGCGTCTCCAGGTTGACGGCGCGTGAGGGCCGTACGGCGAGAGCGGCCACCGAGGTGGGGTGCGGACGCGGCACCAGGGCCGTGAACGCCGCCTCCGCGACCTCGGTCAGCAGCTCGTCGAGAACGGCGCGTACGTCGGGAGCGAGTTCGTCGGCCAGCGCGAGGACCGCGTCCCGGTCGGTCGTGACGGCGACCGGGACGCGTGCTCCGAAGCGCACCGCGTGCTTGAGGGCGTGGAAGCCGTCGAGCAGGACGGATTCGTCGGCGAGCTGGCGCCAGGCGCGTACCGGGTCGGTCATGCGGTGAAGCCTACGTGCGCGCGCCCGGACTCCTCCGGGACGCCCGGCTCGGGCTCCCGGGGCCCCGGCACCGTACGGCCGCCGCGGGGGAACAGCCCTCCACGCGCGCGTGCCACCAGTCCGCCCAGGCGCAGCAGGAAGGACGTCGGCAGGAACACGGCGTCCGCGGCGATCATCGCGAGCGAGAAGAACGGCAGCCCGAGGACCACGGCGATCACGGCGTGCTCGGTCATCATGGCCGCCAGCAGGACGTTCTTGACCCGCCTGTTGAACAGGGTGAAGGGAAAGGCGACCTGCACGACGACCGTGCCGTAGGTGACGAGCATCACGATCGTGCCGTGCGCGGACAGCAGGTCGGACAGGGCCGGCCACGGCGAGAAGGACTCCAGGTGGAGGGGGTAGTAGACGGCGGTGCCGTCCTGCCAGCGCGAGCCCTGGATCTTGTACCAGCCGGCGGTCGCGTAGATCAGGCACGCCTCGGCCATGATGATCATCAAAGCCGCGTTGTGCACGAGGTTCGCCACGACGTCCAGCAGGACGCGCGGCTCCGCGGTACGGGCGACCCGGCCGACGGTCCACCACAGACCCTGCACCGCCCACAGCCCCCAGAGGACCGTGAGCCAGCCGCCCAGGACGCCCCCGTCGATCCGTCCCGCGCCCGTCGCCACCGCCAGCACGACCCCGAACCCCGCCCACAGCGCGGGGCCCGCCCGGTCGGGCCGGGGCCGCTCGCCACGCGCGCGTGCCTCACGGGCGCGACGGTCGCGCCGCGCGTCGAGGGACCACACCTGGCCGCAGCGGGTGAACACCAAGTAGATCGACATCAGGTGGAGGACGTTGTCCCCGCCGTCCCCCATGAAGACACTGCGGTTCTGCAGCGACAGCACGCCGATCATGAAGATCACGGACATCGTGCGGGTCCGCCATCCCACCAGCAGCAGGGCGCCGGTGAGGGCGGCGAGGGCGTACACGGTCTCGAACCACATCTGGCTGTCGGTCCACACCAGGACCGTGAAGGCGTGGTTGCTCGCCACGAGCTGCCGGGCGAGGTCCCAGCTCCAGGGTCCGTCGGGCCCGTACATCTCCTGGCGGTGGGGGTACTCGCGCAGCAGGAACAGCAGCCAGGTGGCGGCGAAGCCGATACGGATCACGGCGCTCTGGTACGGGCCGAGGGCGGACTCCGTGACCCTGGCGATGCCGCGCGCGACCGTCGGAGCGAATCGGCTCATCGGGCGCTCGCCTCCGTCACCGCGTCCGCGCGGTCGCTCGCCGGAACGGCCCACCAGGGCAGCTCACGGACGACGGGCCGGTCGGACACCTTCTCCCCGCTCCACGAGGGAGGCGGCACGTCGGTGGTCAGGGAGCGGAACTGGACGCGTTCGACGACGGCGCCCGCGCCACCCGCGTGCTCGCGGTCCAGACGCAGCACGCCGATACGGCGCAGGTACTGCTCCGAAAGGTCGCCGCGCAGGCCCGCGGGGCGGTTCTGGGCGTCGTGCGTGCCGGCGTAGAAGTCCCAGGCGCGGCGCAGCTCGTTCTGCTGGGTGTGGCTCGGCAGCGGGTTCCCGTCGATGGCGAGTCCGTCGAGCGCGGACAGGTCGTACCAGCCGGTCTCGCGACCACTGCCGTCCGGGGTACGGACCAGGGCGCGGACCTGGACCGCGATGTCCTGCTGCAACGGGTTGGGGGCGAAGAGCTTCCAGTTCTGCTCGAACTCGGGGTAGATCCATTCGTCGATCGCGCGGCCGTGCTGCCTGGTCACCGTGTTCGAGGGCGCGACGTGCAGGAACACCATCCCGAGGTGCACACAGGAGGCGACGGCCACGACGGCCAGGGCGAGGGCGGCGACGATCTGATAGCGGAGCGAGAGCGCGGCCAGCCCCGCGGGCTCCTCGACCCCCGGACAATCAGCCGCCTCGGGCCCCACCGCCTCGGGCCCCACCATCTCGGGCCCCACCATCTCGGGCCCCGCGGGAGCGGCCACCGCAGGTCCGGTCGCGTCGGACTCCGGCTCCGCCGACTCCGCTGGCGGGACAGCCTCCGGCCCGATCTCCCCGTGCTCCGGGAGAGTGGCCGCCTCGGCCCTCGTCCGGTCGGCTCTCGTGCCGTCGGCCCTCGTACCGTCGGCCCTCCTAGGGTCGGTCGCCGGCTCGTCGGGGGACGTCCTGGCGCCGGTGACCGTGTCCGGCGCGGCGTCCTCGGACGCGGCGCCGTCGGACCGGGCGCCGTCGGACCGGGCGACCCCGGGCACGGCCCCCTCGGGCGCACCCGGCCCAGGCTCCGGCTTCGAGCCCTCGTCGTTCGCGTCCATCCCGCCCCGATTCACGATCCCGCGTCCGGCTTTCGGCCCCCGGACTGCGGGCACCGTACCGCCGCGTACCACCACACCACGACGTTCGCAGGCGAACGGTACTCAGACGCGCCCCTTCGGCACAGCCCCATGGGCCACAACGGCCACACCGACGCGCACGAGGTCATCCACAGCGGTTGACAGCGTACGGCGACCGACCGACCATTGTTGCGAGCGAACCGAACGATCGGTCGGTCGGGAGAGAGGTCGAGGGGGACCGCATGGCGACAGCATCAGCGCACCACACGGCCCGCACACAGGCGGACGAAGCCGCCGACGAAGCGGCGCGCACAGCGGCATACGAGGCCGTCTTCGACGCCGCGGTGGCGGCCGACGAACGCATCGAGCCGCGGGACTGGATGCCCGACGCCTACCGGTCCACCCTGGTCCGCCAGATCGCGCAGCACGCCCACTCCGAGATCATCGGCATGCAGCCGGAGGCCAACTGGATCACCCGCGCGCCCTCGCTGCGCCGCAAGGCGATCCTGATGGCGAAGGTCCAGGACGAGGCCGGACACGGCCTGTACCTGTACAGCGCGGCCGAGACCCTCGGCGTCGGCCGGGACGAACTGCTGGACAAGCTGCACTCCGGCCGCCAGAAGTACTCGTCGATCTTCAACTATCCGACGCTGACCTGGGCCGACGTCGGCGCCATCGGCTGGCTCGTGGACGGCGCCGCGATCACCAACCAGGTCCCCCTGTGCCGCTGCTCGTACGGTCCGTACGCGCGCGCGATGGTCCGCGTGTGCAAGGAGGAGTCCTTCCACCAGCGCCAGGGGTACGAGCTGCTGCTGGCCCTGAGCCAGGGCACCCCCGAGCAGCACGCGATGGCACAGGACGCGGTGGACCGCTGGTGGTGGCCCTCCCTGATGATGTTCGGCCCGCCCGACGACGAGTCCTCGCACTCCGCCCAGTCGATGGTGTGGAAGATCAAGCGCCACTCGAACGACGAGCTGCGCCAGCGGTTCGTCGACATAGCCGTACCCCAGGCCGAGTCCCTCGGTCTGACCCTGCCCGACCCCGACCTGGTGTGGAACGAAGAGCGGGGACACCACGACTTCGGCGCCATCGACTGGACGGAGTTCTGGGAGGTCCTCAAGGGCAACGGCCCGTGCAACGAACAGCGGATCACCCAGCGCCGGAGCGCCCACGAGGAGGGCGCGTGGGTCCGGGACGCGGCCGCCATGTACGCGGACAAGCACACGAGCGGGACCGGTGGCTCCGCGAGCACGACCGGTGAGACAGGAGCGACCCGAGCATGACGAACACCGACTGGCCGCTGTGGGAGGTCTTCGTGCGCTCGCGCCGCGGGCTCTCGCACACCCACGCCGGCAGCCTGCACGCGCCGGACGCCGAGCTGGCCCTGCGCAACGCGCGCGATCTGTACACGCGCCGCGGCGAGGGCGTCTCGATCTGGGTCGTCCCGTCCGCAGCCGTCACGGCCTCCTCGCCCGACGAGAAGGACCCGTTCTTCGAGCCGTCCGCGGACAAGCCGTACCGGCACCCGACGTTCTACGAGATCCCGGAAGGGGTGAAGCACCTGTGACTCCCACCGTGACCACCGCGGCGGCCCTGGCCCTCGGCGACGACGCCCTGGTGCTCTCGCACCGTCTGGGGGAGTGGGCCGGCCACGCGCCCGTCCTCGAAGAGGAGGTCGCCCTGGCCAACATCGCGCTGGACCTGCTCGGCCAGGCCCGGGTTCTGCTGTCCATGGCCGGTGACGAGGACGAGCTGGCGTATCTCCGCGAGGAGCGCGCCTTCCGCAACCTCCAGCTGGTCGAGCAGCCGAACGGCGACTTCGCGCACACCATCGCCCGCCAGCTCTACTTCTCCACCTACCAGCGACTTCTCTACGCTCAACTGGCAGCCGGGGAAAGCGAGTTCGCCCCACTCGCCGCCAAGGCCGTCAAAGAGGTCGCCTACCACCAGGACCACGCCGAGCAGTGGACACTGCGGCTCGGTGACGGCACGGACGTGAGCCATGGGCGGATGCGCCGGGCGTGCGACGCGCTGTGGCGCTTCACCGGTGAGATGTTCCAGCCGGTCGAGGGCGTCGACATCGACTGGGAGGGAACGCGGGCCGCCTGGCTGGAGTCCGTGGGAGCCACCCTGCGCCGTGCCACGCTGCCGGTCCCCGAGGGGCCGCAGTCGGGGGCGTGGGCGGCGGGCGCCGGGCGCCAGGGACTGCACACCGAGTCCTTCGGGCGGATGCTCGCCGAGATGCAGCATCTGCACCGCAGCCACCCGGGGGCGTCATGGTGACGGCGACCGCCCTGGAGGAGGAGCTGCGCAGACTGGCCGGCTCCGTACTCGACCCCGAACTCCCCGTTCTCACCCTGGACGATCTCGGTGTGCTGCGCGCCGTGCACGTCCTCAGCGCCGACTCCGTCGAGGTCGAACTGACCCCGACCTACACCGGCTGTCCGGCCGTCGAGGCCATGTCCATGGACATCGAGCGGGTGCTGCACGAGCACGGCATCCGCGATGTGTCCGTGCGTACGGTGCTCAGTCCCGCGTGGTCGACGGACGACATCTCGGACGAAGGCCGCCGCAAACTGCGGGAGTTCGGAATAGCACCACCGCGTGGCGGGCGTCCCGCCGGTCCGGTGGCGCTCGGCCTGGGCCCGACCCGGACGATCACCGACGCGCCGGAGCTTGACCCCGTCCGCTGCCCGTCCTGCGGCTCGGCCGACACCGAGCTGCTCAGCCGCTTCTCGTCCACCGCGTGCAAGGCGCTGCGCCGCTGTCTGTCCTGCCGCGAACCGTTCGACCACTTCAAGGAGTTGTGATGGCTCGCTTCCACCCGCTCCCGGTGGCCGCGGTCGACCGGATCACCGACGACTCCGTGGCCCTGACCTTCACGGTGCCCGCGGAACTGCGCGAGGACTACCGGCACTCCGCGGGCCAGCATCTGGCCCTGCGCCGCGTGGTCGACGGCACCGAGATACGCCGTACGTACTCCATCTGCTCACCGGCCCCCGCCTCCGACGGCGAGGGACCGCGCACCCTGCGGGTCGGAGTACGGCTGGTCGACGGCGGCGCGTTCTCGACGTACGCGCTCAAGGAGATCGCCGTCGGCGACGAGGTGGAGGTGATGCTTCCGGCGGGACGCTTCACCCTGGAGCCCTCGGCAGGCCTGTACGCGGCGGTGGTGGGCGGCAGCGGGATCACCCCGGTGCTGTCGATCGTCTCGACGCTGCTGGCGCGGGAGCCGGACGCGCGGTTCTGCCTGATCCGCAGCGACCGTACGTCGGCCTCGACGATGTTCCTGGAGGAGGTCGCCGACCTCAAGGACCGCTATCCGCAGCGGTTCCAGCTCGTGACGGTCCTCTCCCGGGAGGAGCAGCAGGCCGGGCTCCCGTCCGGGCGCCTCGACCAGGAGCGGCTGGCCGGGCTGCTTCCGGCGCTGCTGCCCGTGGACCGGGTGGCGGGATGGTTCCTGTGCGGGCCGATGGGACTCGTACAGGGTGCCGAGCGGGCGCTGCGCGGACTCGGAGTGACGCGGGCACGGATCCACGAGGAGATCTTCCACGTGGACGCCGGCATCACGACGGCGTCCGCCGTACCGGCTCCCGCGCACAGCACGGTGACCGCACGCCTCGACGGCCGCGGCGGCACCTGGCCCGTCCAGGCCGGCGAGTCGCTGCTGGACGCGGTGCTGCGCAACCGTCCTGACGCGCCGTACGCATGCAAGGGCGGCGTGTGCGGCACCTGCCGGGCGTTCCTGGTCTCGGGCGAGGTGCGGATGGACCGCAACTTCGCGCTGGAACCGGAGGAGACGGAGGCCGGGTACGTACTGGCCTGCCAGTCCCATCCGGCCACGGAGAAAGTGGAGCTGGACTTCGACCGCTGAGTCCGGCGGACACACCGTCGACGCGACTCCGCCCGCCGGTCCCGTCGTGGCGGGCCGACGACCGCTCGGCCCGCCACGCGGACGACCGATCGCGACCGTTCCCTTCTCGTAGAACCTGTTCTATCTTGACGCTCCGTCAGATCAGGCGCCTCGTCTGGTCGTTGGTCCGGCACGTGTGCGGGAGGACGGGATCGTGGACTTCACCTTCACCGAGGAGCAGCAGGCGGCGGTCGAGGCGGCGAAGGCGGTGTTCGCCGGAGTCTCCCCGGACGGCGTGCCCAGTCCCGCGCTCACCGCGGGCGCCGTCGCCGAGGACTTCGACCGGGCCCTGTGGGCACGGCTCGCCGACGCGGATCTGCTGAGCCTGCTGCTCGACGAGGAGTCCGGCGGGGCGGGCCTCGACGCGGTCGCACTGTGTCTGGTGCTGCGGGAGTCTGCGAAAGTGCTGGCACGGGTGCCGCTGCTGGAGAGCAGCGCGGCGACGGCGGCCGTACAGCGGTACGGCGGCGAGGAACTGCGGGCGGAGCTGCCGGCGCGGGCCGGCCGGGGCGAACTCGTGCTGACCGTCGCCGCCAACGGCAGGACCGGCCACGACCCGGCCGAACTCGCGGTGACAGCGCGCCGGGACGGCGAGGCGTGGGTGCTGGACGGCGTACAGACGGCGGTTCCCTGGGCCCACGGCGCCGACTTCGTCGTCGTCCCCGCGCACACGGACACCGGCCGGACCGTGCTCGCCCTGGTTCCCCGCGAGCACGAAGGGGCCGTGATCGCCGAGCAGATCTCCACGACCGGTGAGCGGCTCGGTGAGCTGCGGCTGGAGTCCACCCGGATCGCCTCCAGGAACGTGGTCGACACACCGGGCGCATGGGAGTGGCTGCGCGACCTGCTGGTCACCGGCACCTGTGCACTGGCGCTCGGACTCGGGGAGAAGGTCCTCCGGATGACGAGCGAATACACGGGCAAGCGGGAGCAGTTCGGGTTCCCGGTCGCCACGTTCCAGGCGGTCGCCGTGCAGGCCGCCGACCGCTATATCGACCTGCGTGCGATGGAGGCCACCCTCTGGCAGGCGGCCTGGCGGATCAGCACGGGCGCCGCGGGCGCGCTCCCGGCCTGCGGTGACGTCGCCGTCGCCAAGATCTGGGCATCGGAGGGGGTACGCCGGGTCGTGCAGACCGCACAGCATCTGCACGGAGGGTTCGGCGCCGACACCGACTACTCACTGCACCGGTACCACGCCTGGGCCAAGCAACTGGAACTGTCGCTCGGCCCGGCGGCGGCACACGAGGAGGCCCTGGGCGATCTGCTGGCGGCGCACCCCCTGGGGTGAGGCGTCCAGCGGCTACAGCACGAAGCCGGGCTCGCCCTTGCCGTTCACGACCGGGCGGCCCGCGGCCTCCCAGGTCTGCATGCCGCCTTCGACGTTCGCGGCGTCGACGCCCTGCTGGACCAGGTACATCGTGACCTGGGCCGAACGGCCACCGGAGCGGCAGATCACGTTGACCCGGCCGTCCTGCGGGGCCGCCTCGGTCAGCTCGCCGTACCGGGCGACGAACTCGCTCATGGGGATGTGCAGCGCCCCCTGGGCGTGACCTGCCTCCCACTCGTCGTCCTCCCGGACGTCCAGCAGGAAGTCTTCGACCGCGAGATTGTCGACCCCGACCGTGGGCACACCAGCTCCGAAACTCATGCCTCCGACGCTACCCGACCGCGCCGGCCGCGAAGCTCAGGGAGTCTGCCCGGTCAGCTCCGCCAGCTCGTACTCGCGCTCGCCGACCTGCGTCAGCAGCTGTTCGGCGATCTCCTCCAGAAGACGGTCCGGGTCTTCCGGAGCCATCTTGAGCATCGCTCCGATGGCGCTCTCCTCCAGTTCGCGGGCGACGAAGGTGAGCATCTCCTTGCGCTGGGAGAGCCATTCGAGGCGGGCGTAGAGCTCCTCGCTGCGGCTCGGCTTCCACTCCTCGGGCGCCGGCCCGGCGGCCCACTCCTGGGCCAGCTCCCGCAGCAACGCCTCGTCGCCCCGGGCGTACGCGGCGTTCACGCGGACGATGAACTCGTCGCGCCGCTTGCGCTCGGCGTCGTCCTGCGCCAGGTCGGGGTGGGCCTTGCGGACCAGCTCGCGGAAGAGCTTGCGGGCCTCCTCGCTGGGGCGCACCCGCTGCGGGGGCCGCACGGGCTGGTCCGTCAGCATCGCCACGGCCTCGGGGAACAGCCCCTCCGAGTCCATCCAGCCGTGGAACAGCTCCTCGACACCGGGCATGGGCATGACTCGCGCCCGTGCCTCGTGCGCCTTGAATATGTCCTCCGGATCACCGGTGCGCGCGGCACGCGCCTCGGCGATCTGGGCCTCCAGCTCGTCGAGCCGCGAGTACATCGGACCGAGCTTCTGATGGTGCAGCCTGGAGAAGTTGTCGACCTCGACACGGAAGGTCTCCACGGCGATCTCGAACTCGATCAACGCCTGCTCAGCCGCTCGCACGGCCCGTTCGAGCCGTGCCTCGGGCCGGGTGTCCTCATCCTGGCTCCGGCTCCGGCTCCGGCCCTCATCGGCCCGAACCTCGCTCTGCCCCGCGGGCTGCTCCTCGTGCTGCCCGGTGGGCCGGGTCCCGGCCTGCTCCTCGGGCCGGGCTCCGCTCGGATCCCCGCCGTCGGCCGCACTCCGGTCCTCGGTGCGGACCTCGTTCCTGGGAGCTTCCTGGGCGCCGGAGGGGGCGTCCGCGCCCTCCGCGTCCGTGATGCCGCCGCCGTCGCCGGGGGAGGCTTGGGGCGTCTTGCCCTCCGGGGCACCGGAGGGTTCCCGGTCCCCCCCGAAGGTGGGCTCGGACTGGCTCTGATCGGCTTCCGGGGTCGTCACCCGACCAGCGTAGGCCACACTCCCGCGCGGCTCACTGCCTTCCCCGCCTCTACAGCCACCTGACCGGCCACAACGACCCCAATGACCCCAACCACCCCGATCATCCCGACCGCTCCGATCACCGAAGCAGCGCACCACTCGCGCCGCTACCGGGACCTACCACCGGTTCAGCGGCCGGTTCAGCGGCCGGTTCAGCGGCCGAGTCCCAGCATCGGACCTGGCGCCGGGACCGGAAGCCCACGGCTCACACCGGTCGGACCACCCTGGTGACCGGCGCCGATGGAGCGGACCCTCCGCGCGGCCGGGCGGCCCGGACGGCCCCCCGGTCACACCCCCGCTTCGGACGCGATCCGCCCGCCTCGGACCGCCGCCACCAGGGCCGCGTGGTCCGCCTCCGTGCGGTCCGCGTAGGCGACGGCGAAGGAGGCGATCGCCTCGTCCAGTTCCTCGTTCTTGCCGCAGTAGCCGGAGATGAGACGCGGATCGGCGCTGTGGCTGTGGGCGCGGGCCAGCAGGGCGCCCGTCATACGGCCGTAGTCGTCGATGTGGTCGGCGGCCAGGGCGGCGGGGTCGACGCTGCCCTTGCGGTTGCGGAACTGGCGCACCTGGTAGGGAAGGCCGTCGACCGAGGTCCAGCCGAGCAGGATGTCGCTGACGACCTGCATGCGCTTCTGCCCGAGGACGACACGGCGGCCTTCGTGAGCCACCTGGGGCATCGGGTGGCCGGCCGTCGCGAGGTGCGGGAGCAGCACCGAGGCACGGGCCTCCTTGACCTGGAGCACAAGGGCTTCGCCGCGATGGTCCAGGAGCAGCACGACGTACGAGCGGGTGCCGACACTGCCGGTACCGACGACCCGGAAGGCGACGTCGTGCACCGCGTAGCGGGCCAGCAGGGGGAGGCGGTCCTCGGAGAGCGTCGTCAGATAGTGGTCCAGGGATGCCGCGACCGCGGCCGCCTCCTCGTCGGGAACCCGGCGCAGCACGGGCGCCGCGTCCACGAACCGGCGGCCGCCGCCCTCCACGGCCTCCGTCGACCTGGCGGCGAACCGCCCACTGGTGTTGGCCCGCGCCTTCCCGGAGACTCGCTCCAGCGTGCCGAGCAGATCGTGGGCGTCGGCGTGCGAGACGAGTTCCTCGTCGGCGATGGCGTTCCACGCGTCCAGCACCGGCAGCTTGGCCAGCAGGCGCATGGTGCGGCGGTACGCGCCCACCGTGTCGAGCGCGGCGGCACGACAGGTGTCCTCGTCCGCCCCGGCCTCCCGGCCCGCGAGCACGAGGGAGGTGGCGAGCCGCTTGAGGTCCCATTCCCAGGGGCCGTACACGGTCTCGTCGAAGTCGTTCAGATCGATGACGAGGCCCCCGCGCGCGTCCCCGTACAGACCGAAGTTCGCCGCGTGGGCGTCACCGCAGATCTGTGCGTTGACACCGGTCGTCGGGGTTCGGGCCAGGTCGTACGCCATGAGGCCCGCGGAGCCGCGCAGGAACGCGAAGGGCGTGGCCGCCATCCTGCCGACCCGTATCGGAGTGAGCTCGGCGAGCCGGCCCCTGTTGGACTCCTCGACCGCGGTCACGGCGTCCGGCCGGTCGGCGTCCAGCAGGAGCTCGGCATGGGCTCCTCGCGGTACGCGCCCGCGCAGCGCCTTTCCCTCTCCCTTGGGCGAGTCCTTCGACGGCCAGGCGGCGAACCCCGGAACAGCGAAGCCCCGGGCCCCGAACACCTCGGCCACCGCCTCGCCCTCGGACGAGGACCGCGTCTCCGACCGCGACCCGGGCTGCGACGCGGGCCGCGCTTCGGACTGGGGCGCCAACGGGTCCCCGGGCCGCGGGCCACCGCTGTCCTGCCGCGCCGGACCGGCCTGCTCGACCAATCCCGCCTGTCCTGCCTGTCCTGCCTGTCCTGCCTGCCCCGCCTGTCGCGGCGGCGCCGTCCGCGGCTCCGTACCCGCTGTACCGATCTCGGCCATCACGACCGCCTCCCCCGCACACGAACATCAACTCGTGCTGACCGTACAGCCGGTCGGGAAAACGCGTCAGACCCTGTGGACAACTCCAGCGGCGCACGGGGAACAAGCCACGCGCACACCCGGGTCCGCGCGTCGGTCGTCGGCGCCGGTGCGGCAACCCCGGGGAGGACTCAAGCGAGTTCGCTCATGCCCCGGGCCGCGTCCGCAGCCGGTCCGGGCAGGTTCCGCTCTCCGGCAGATACCTCTCCGCCCAGGAACCCAGCTCCTTGAGCGCGGGTTCCAGCGCCGCTCCCGCCTCTGTCAGCCGGTAGGAAACCCGCAGCGGGGGACCCTCGTTGACCTCGCGCACCACCAGGCCGGCCGCGCCGAGTTCGGTGAGCCGGTCGGAAAGCATCCGCTCGCTGATG
This genomic interval carries:
- a CDS encoding winged helix-turn-helix transcriptional regulator, producing the protein MAEPGSHDVGPCQKVDDGMTRVFTLLGKRWTGLVVAVLMQHPVHFADLRRAIPGISERMLSDRLTELGAAGLVVREVNEGPPLRVSYRLTEAGAALEPALKELGSWAERYLPESGTCPDRLRTRPGA
- a CDS encoding DUF2252 domain-containing protein, which encodes MAEVFGARGFAVPGFAAWPSKDSPKGEGKALRGRVPRGAHAELLLDADRPDAVTAVEESNRGRLAELTPIRVGRMAATPFAFLRGSAGLMAYDLARTPTTGVNAQICGDAHAANFGLYGDARGGLVIDLNDFDETVYGPWEWDLKRLATSLVLAGREAGADEDTCRAAALDTVGAYRRTMRLLAKLPVLDAWNAIADEELVSHADAHDLLGTLERVSGKARANTSGRFAARSTEAVEGGGRRFVDAAPVLRRVPDEEAAAVAASLDHYLTTLSEDRLPLLARYAVHDVAFRVVGTGSVGTRSYVVLLLDHRGEALVLQVKEARASVLLPHLATAGHPMPQVAHEGRRVVLGQKRMQVVSDILLGWTSVDGLPYQVRQFRNRKGSVDPAALAADHIDDYGRMTGALLARAHSHSADPRLISGYCGKNEELDEAIASFAVAYADRTEADHAALVAAVRGGRIASEAGV
- a CDS encoding 2Fe-2S iron-sulfur cluster-binding protein, with translation MARFHPLPVAAVDRITDDSVALTFTVPAELREDYRHSAGQHLALRRVVDGTEIRRTYSICSPAPASDGEGPRTLRVGVRLVDGGAFSTYALKEIAVGDEVEVMLPAGRFTLEPSAGLYAAVVGGSGITPVLSIVSTLLAREPDARFCLIRSDRTSASTMFLEEVADLKDRYPQRFQLVTVLSREEQQAGLPSGRLDQERLAGLLPALLPVDRVAGWFLCGPMGLVQGAERALRGLGVTRARIHEEIFHVDAGITTASAVPAPAHSTVTARLDGRGGTWPVQAGESLLDAVLRNRPDAPYACKGGVCGTCRAFLVSGEVRMDRNFALEPEETEAGYVLACQSHPATEKVELDFDR
- a CDS encoding rhodanese-like domain-containing protein, yielding MSFGAGVPTVGVDNLAVEDFLLDVREDDEWEAGHAQGALHIPMSEFVARYGELTEAAPQDGRVNVICRSGGRSAQVTMYLVQQGVDAANVEGGMQTWEAAGRPVVNGKGEPGFVL
- a CDS encoding acyl-CoA dehydrogenase family protein translates to MDFTFTEEQQAAVEAAKAVFAGVSPDGVPSPALTAGAVAEDFDRALWARLADADLLSLLLDEESGGAGLDAVALCLVLRESAKVLARVPLLESSAATAAVQRYGGEELRAELPARAGRGELVLTVAANGRTGHDPAELAVTARRDGEAWVLDGVQTAVPWAHGADFVVVPAHTDTGRTVLALVPREHEGAVIAEQISTTGERLGELRLESTRIASRNVVDTPGAWEWLRDLLVTGTCALALGLGEKVLRMTSEYTGKREQFGFPVATFQAVAVQAADRYIDLRAMEATLWQAAWRISTGAAGALPACGDVAVAKIWASEGVRRVVQTAQHLHGGFGADTDYSLHRYHAWAKQLELSLGPAAAHEEALGDLLAAHPLG